From a region of the Corallococcus coralloides DSM 2259 genome:
- a CDS encoding branched-chain amino acid ABC transporter permease → MSQLIQHLINGLAAGTIYALVALGYTMVYGVLKLINFAHGDVMMVGVYMGYATAFALGRQAQRSMWGVVLIFAVAMVGCALLGFLIERFAYRPLREKPRLTALITAIGISFALSYGFQLDIGFLPGASPRAFPEVIVPSEWFIIGDRDVVVWNWQVISFLIAVALMAALQFLVYRTRFGKAMRAVSFDHRTAALMGIPTDRIIALTFMLSSALAAGAGLLYAIKDTSVSPLMGLYVGLKAFVAAVIGGIGNVPGAVVGALLLGLVEEFVVGYAASTWRDAVAFGFLILVLLVKPGGLFGRVAAEKV, encoded by the coding sequence ATGTCGCAGCTCATCCAGCACCTCATCAACGGTCTGGCCGCCGGCACCATCTACGCCCTGGTCGCGCTGGGCTACACGATGGTGTACGGCGTCCTCAAGCTCATTAACTTCGCCCACGGCGACGTGATGATGGTCGGCGTCTACATGGGCTACGCGACCGCCTTCGCCCTCGGGCGGCAGGCGCAGCGCTCCATGTGGGGCGTGGTCCTCATCTTCGCGGTGGCCATGGTGGGGTGCGCGCTGCTCGGCTTCCTCATCGAGCGCTTCGCCTACCGGCCCCTGCGTGAGAAGCCGCGCCTCACCGCGCTCATCACCGCCATCGGCATCTCGTTCGCGCTGTCGTACGGCTTCCAGCTGGACATCGGCTTCCTGCCGGGCGCGTCTCCCCGGGCCTTCCCGGAGGTCATCGTCCCCAGCGAGTGGTTCATCATCGGGGACCGCGACGTGGTGGTGTGGAACTGGCAGGTCATCAGCTTCCTCATCGCCGTGGCGCTGATGGCCGCGCTCCAGTTCCTCGTGTACCGGACCCGCTTCGGCAAGGCGATGCGCGCGGTGTCCTTCGACCACCGCACCGCGGCGCTGATGGGCATCCCCACCGACCGCATCATCGCGCTGACGTTCATGCTCTCCAGCGCGCTGGCGGCGGGCGCGGGCCTGCTCTACGCCATCAAGGACACGTCCGTGAGCCCGCTCATGGGCCTGTACGTGGGCCTCAAGGCCTTCGTGGCGGCGGTCATCGGCGGCATCGGCAACGTGCCGGGCGCCGTGGTGGGCGCGCTGCTGTTGGGATTGGTGGAGGAGTTCGTGGTGGGCTACGCGGCCAGCACCTGGCGTGACGCGGTGGCCTTCGGCTTCCTCATCCTGGTGCTGTTGGTGAAGCCGGGCGGTCTGTTCGGCCGGGTCGCGGCGGAGAAGGTCTGA
- a CDS encoding ABC transporter substrate-binding protein gives MRRLAPMLLAALAVLAAACEKKTQPTGEAGGAPAAQAPATAQGGGAPPAGDDVIVLGEVGALTGGQATFGISTRNGIALAVKEANAAGGVKGKKLVVRVYDDQSKPEEAAQAVTRLITQDKVVLILGEVASSSSLAMAEKAQAAGVPMITPSSTNPSVTEKGENIFRVCFIDPFQGFVMAKFARENLKLNKVAVLQDNKSAYSIGLTEVFRQKFAELGGKITATESYSQGDTDYRAQLTAIKKTQPEGIYVPGYYSEVGIIARQARELGLKVPLMGGDGWDSEKLFELGGSAIEGSYFSNHYSPDNPDERVKKFIADYKADNNGAVPDALAALGYDAARVAIEALKNAPDTSGPAVRAAIAKTKDFPGVAGNITLDAKRNAVKSAVVLKVQDGKSTYVTTISP, from the coding sequence ATGCGACGACTTGCCCCGATGCTCCTCGCCGCGCTCGCCGTCCTGGCGGCCGCCTGCGAGAAGAAGACGCAGCCCACGGGAGAGGCGGGAGGCGCCCCCGCGGCGCAGGCCCCGGCCACCGCGCAGGGCGGCGGTGCGCCCCCGGCCGGTGATGACGTCATCGTGCTGGGCGAAGTGGGCGCGCTGACGGGCGGCCAGGCGACGTTCGGCATCTCCACCCGCAACGGCATCGCGCTGGCCGTGAAGGAAGCCAACGCGGCCGGCGGCGTGAAGGGCAAGAAGCTGGTCGTGCGCGTGTACGACGACCAGAGCAAGCCGGAGGAGGCCGCGCAGGCCGTCACCCGCCTCATCACCCAGGACAAGGTGGTGCTCATCCTGGGCGAGGTGGCGTCCTCCAGCTCCCTGGCCATGGCGGAGAAGGCCCAGGCGGCCGGCGTGCCCATGATCACCCCGTCGTCCACCAACCCCTCCGTGACGGAGAAGGGCGAAAACATCTTCCGCGTCTGCTTCATCGACCCGTTCCAGGGCTTCGTGATGGCGAAGTTCGCGCGGGAGAACCTCAAGCTCAACAAGGTCGCGGTGCTCCAGGACAACAAGAGCGCCTACTCCATTGGCCTCACCGAGGTCTTCCGCCAGAAGTTCGCGGAGCTGGGCGGCAAGATTACGGCCACGGAGAGCTACAGCCAGGGCGACACGGACTACCGCGCGCAGCTGACCGCCATCAAGAAGACGCAGCCGGAGGGCATCTACGTGCCCGGCTACTACAGCGAGGTGGGCATCATCGCCCGCCAGGCGCGCGAGCTGGGCCTGAAGGTGCCGCTGATGGGCGGCGACGGCTGGGACTCCGAGAAGCTCTTCGAGCTGGGCGGCAGCGCCATTGAAGGCAGCTACTTCTCCAACCACTACTCGCCGGACAACCCGGACGAGCGCGTGAAGAAGTTCATCGCGGACTACAAGGCGGACAACAACGGCGCGGTGCCGGACGCGCTCGCGGCGCTGGGCTACGACGCCGCGCGCGTCGCCATCGAGGCGCTCAAGAACGCCCCGGACACCAGCGGCCCCGCGGTGCGCGCGGCCATCGCGAAGACGAAGGACTTCCCCGGCGTGGCGGGCAACATCACGCTGGATGCGAAGCGCAACGCGGTGAAGTCCGCCGTGGTGCTGAAGGTCCAGGACGGCAAGTCCACCTACGTCACCACCATCTCGCCTTAA